The following are from one region of the Phormidium sp. PBR-2020 genome:
- a CDS encoding glucokinase has translation MSIVLAGDIGGTKTILRLVEVTAHLNHPRLNVLHEQTYPSQDYPDLVPIAAGFLKEAEYSGPVQRACFGIAGPVVNNSSQLTNLSWSLEGTRLAQELEIESVTLINDFAAIGYGVLGLEEADLHRLQEVNPAQKQRIDAPLAVLGAGTGLGECFLISCGTQTYVGATEGGHSDFAPRTALEFELLDYLKSSQGLGRVSVERVVSGQGIVSIYEFLCDRHFADHANCRQMLAAETPAAAISEAALEESDEISQKTMEMFVSAYGAEAGNLALKLLPYRGLYIAGGIAAKILPLLHRNETFMRAYLDKGRVSPLLKEIPVEVVLEPKVGLIGAAICADMNA, from the coding sequence ATGAGCATTGTCCTAGCCGGTGATATTGGCGGCACGAAAACGATTTTGCGATTGGTTGAGGTGACTGCGCATCTAAACCATCCCCGGTTGAACGTTCTCCATGAACAAACCTACCCCAGTCAAGACTATCCCGATTTAGTCCCCATTGCCGCCGGGTTCTTGAAGGAGGCCGAGTATTCCGGCCCAGTTCAACGGGCCTGTTTCGGAATCGCCGGACCCGTGGTTAACAACAGCTCGCAACTGACGAACCTCTCTTGGTCCTTGGAGGGAACTCGCCTGGCCCAAGAGCTGGAGATTGAGTCCGTCACCCTGATTAACGACTTCGCTGCGATTGGTTACGGGGTTCTGGGATTGGAGGAGGCAGATTTACATCGGCTTCAGGAAGTGAACCCGGCTCAGAAACAACGAATAGATGCTCCTTTGGCGGTTCTAGGGGCAGGAACGGGGCTAGGGGAGTGTTTTCTCATTTCTTGCGGAACTCAGACCTATGTGGGCGCGACAGAGGGCGGACATAGCGATTTTGCTCCCCGGACAGCCCTGGAATTTGAACTCCTGGACTATCTCAAGTCTAGTCAGGGGTTAGGGCGGGTCTCCGTGGAACGGGTGGTGTCGGGCCAGGGGATTGTCTCGATTTATGAGTTTCTCTGCGATCGCCATTTTGCGGACCATGCCAATTGTCGACAGATGTTGGCGGCGGAGACTCCGGCGGCGGCGATTTCTGAGGCGGCTCTGGAGGAGTCGGATGAGATTTCTCAGAAAACCATGGAGATGTTCGTCTCCGCCTATGGAGCCGAGGCGGGGAACTTGGCCTTAAAACTGTTACCCTATCGCGGTCTCTATATTGCGGGAGGGATTGCGGCGAAAATTCTGCCCCTGCTACATCGCAATGAGACGTTTATGAGAGCCTATCTGGATAAGGGACGGGTGAGTCCTCTGTTAAAAGAGATTCCCGTTGAGGTGGTCCTAGAACCCAAGGTGGGATTGATTGGGGCCGCGATTTGTGCTGACATGAACGCCTAG
- a CDS encoding phosphoglycerate mutase family protein, which produces MTSNSSLNNQTAQTIWIARHGHRYDFQYPEWFETAPRRYDPPLSEQGLQQAQELAQRLEREYDQGSSRLTIVSSPFRRCVTTANAVAERLGTGIYLDWGIGEWLNPDWMTEMPEIASPEELQGEFPRLDLSYRSRSQPQYPEVSQEDCWRRSGETARELARQTSGDLLFLGHGATVLGMTQGLLGHPVDMETACCCLVKLTRDGGDWRLELKGDTSHLSETETQIRLN; this is translated from the coding sequence ATGACCTCCAACAGCTCTTTAAACAATCAGACTGCACAGACCATCTGGATTGCACGACATGGTCATCGTTATGATTTCCAATATCCCGAGTGGTTTGAAACCGCTCCCCGACGCTATGACCCTCCTCTGTCTGAACAGGGATTACAACAAGCTCAAGAATTAGCTCAACGATTGGAACGGGAGTATGACCAGGGTTCGTCGAGGTTGACGATTGTTAGCTCTCCCTTTCGTCGTTGTGTCACCACGGCTAATGCGGTGGCCGAACGTTTAGGAACGGGGATTTATCTGGACTGGGGAATTGGCGAATGGCTCAATCCCGACTGGATGACGGAAATGCCAGAAATTGCCTCTCCTGAAGAATTGCAGGGAGAATTTCCTCGCCTGGACTTGAGCTATCGATCGCGATCGCAACCCCAGTATCCTGAAGTTAGCCAGGAAGACTGTTGGCGACGCTCGGGAGAAACGGCCCGTGAGCTGGCCCGTCAAACCAGCGGCGACTTGCTTTTCCTCGGCCATGGCGCGACGGTGTTGGGGATGACGCAAGGCTTACTGGGTCATCCGGTCGACATGGAGACCGCTTGTTGCTGTCTGGTAAAATTAACCCGAGATGGGGGGGATTGGCGTCTCGAACTCAAGGGAGATACAAGCCACTTGAGTGAAACGGAAACCCAGATACGCCTCAACTAA
- the pyrF gene encoding orotidine-5'-phosphate decarboxylase: MTAAERIIVPLDVPDLERAIAQLDRLPDVQFWKVGLELFISEGPPILELLKTRGKRIFLDLKLHDIPNTMAGACRSAARYGVDLLTVHATAGRPALQAAQQALRDGAEAAHQPLANAIAVTLLTSLNARELAFDLQVPIELPEYALKMALLAQESGLAGAVCSPQEAQQLRQICGPDFLLICPGVRPSWAASGDQQRVMTPKQALDAGASYLVIGRPITLAENPAAAFERICGEL; encoded by the coding sequence ATGACCGCTGCTGAACGTATTATTGTTCCCCTAGATGTCCCGGACTTGGAGCGGGCGATCGCCCAACTAGACCGGCTTCCTGATGTACAATTCTGGAAAGTGGGACTCGAACTCTTTATCAGTGAAGGCCCCCCAATCCTTGAGCTTCTGAAAACACGAGGGAAACGGATTTTTCTGGACTTGAAACTTCACGATATCCCCAACACTATGGCGGGAGCCTGTCGTTCGGCGGCCCGCTATGGGGTGGATTTGTTGACCGTACATGCCACCGCTGGACGGCCGGCCCTGCAAGCCGCTCAACAGGCGTTGCGGGACGGGGCCGAGGCAGCTCATCAACCCCTGGCTAACGCCATCGCCGTCACCCTGTTAACCAGCCTCAACGCCCGAGAATTGGCGTTTGACCTTCAGGTTCCCATCGAACTCCCCGAATATGCCCTGAAAATGGCCCTATTGGCTCAGGAGTCTGGGTTGGCGGGAGCCGTCTGCTCCCCCCAGGAGGCTCAGCAACTGCGACAAATCTGTGGTCCGGACTTCCTGCTCATTTGTCCCGGTGTTCGTCCCTCCTGGGCGGCTTCTGGCGACCAACAACGGGTGATGACTCCCAAACAGGCCCTTGATGCAGGAGCGAGCTATTTGGTGATTGGTCGTCCCATTACCTTAGCCGAGAATCCAGCAGCGGCCTTTGAACGTATCTGTGGGGAATTATAA
- a CDS encoding MASE1 domain-containing protein — translation MSTPLKTFRAWKPLCRIIAIAVIYHLVALVGMRLAVLPGDVATVWVPAGLSLAVMLLWGLRVWPGVFLGAFSTYLILDPNPASLAIGATTAVGNTLTPLIGVKLLQTFIPSRYPFHKTTHVFIFIGIGALLCQLISATFGVTALRLANWITTSELGYVFLTWWIANATGVIVYTPWILSLYYRWKNGDSLRLKRQGKWEVLEIASWLALSIIVIQLAFFRGYPIEYLVIPLLVWAVFRFPTHITTTVIVITISLAVIGTVQEKSVFVRDDLNRSLLFLDSFIAVISITMLVLIAVLAERSQANQELQQAKQDLEKRVHNRTQELFEANQQLTQQQEDLQKQAESLNETVSQLKKTQAQLIQNETMTGLGQLVAGVAHEINNPIGFIYSNLTPAKDYFEDILELLDLYESKFPADDPDILELKEEIDFEFIPQDFMNLITSMRLGSERIHKIVLSLRNFSRLDEAELKSVDIHQGLDSTLLVLQHRLQGETDYPPIQVVKQYGNLPKIECFALYINQVFMNLLSNAIEGIIARQTQEDNAPTEQITIQTKRFSESIIQILIADNGIGIKPHYKSRIFEPFFTTKDVGKGTGLGLYNSYETIVIKHGGSLVCESIPNQKTIFEITLPIRSPIT, via the coding sequence ATGTCAACCCCTCTCAAGACGTTCCGAGCCTGGAAACCCCTCTGTAGAATTATCGCGATCGCCGTCATCTATCATCTAGTGGCCTTAGTGGGGATGCGATTGGCCGTTCTACCCGGAGATGTGGCCACCGTCTGGGTTCCAGCGGGATTAAGTCTGGCGGTGATGCTCCTGTGGGGGTTGCGAGTTTGGCCGGGAGTGTTTCTGGGAGCGTTTAGTACCTATCTGATTCTTGACCCTAACCCCGCTAGCCTCGCTATTGGGGCCACAACGGCCGTGGGGAATACGTTAACCCCCCTGATTGGCGTTAAGTTACTGCAAACCTTCATCCCCAGTCGCTATCCCTTTCACAAAACTACTCATGTCTTTATCTTTATTGGCATCGGGGCCCTTCTGTGTCAACTGATTAGTGCTACTTTTGGGGTAACCGCTCTGCGGCTTGCCAATTGGATTACCACATCAGAGTTGGGCTATGTCTTTCTCACCTGGTGGATTGCTAATGCAACGGGTGTCATTGTCTATACCCCTTGGATTTTAAGCCTCTATTACCGCTGGAAAAATGGCGATTCATTGCGGCTCAAACGACAAGGAAAATGGGAAGTTTTAGAGATTGCCTCTTGGCTGGCCTTATCCATAATCGTTATACAATTGGCGTTTTTTCGAGGCTATCCCATTGAGTATCTCGTAATTCCCCTCTTGGTTTGGGCAGTCTTTCGCTTTCCAACTCACATCACCACCACAGTGATTGTCATTACCATTTCGCTGGCCGTGATTGGGACAGTTCAAGAAAAAAGTGTCTTTGTTCGCGATGATCTCAACCGATCGCTCTTATTTCTAGATTCGTTTATCGCGGTTATTTCAATTACCATGTTGGTACTCATTGCCGTTCTCGCTGAACGAAGTCAGGCAAACCAAGAGCTACAACAGGCTAAACAGGATTTGGAAAAGCGGGTTCACAACCGAACCCAAGAACTCTTTGAGGCGAATCAACAGCTTACTCAGCAACAGGAGGATTTACAAAAACAGGCGGAATCTCTGAATGAGACCGTCTCTCAACTGAAGAAAACCCAAGCTCAGTTAATTCAAAATGAAACCATGACAGGCTTAGGGCAATTGGTGGCGGGGGTAGCTCATGAAATCAACAATCCCATTGGCTTTATTTATAGTAACTTAACTCCGGCTAAAGATTATTTTGAGGATATCTTAGAATTACTCGACCTTTACGAGTCTAAATTTCCTGCCGATGACCCAGATATTTTAGAGCTCAAGGAGGAGATTGACTTTGAGTTTATTCCGCAAGACTTTATGAACTTAATAACTTCGATGCGCTTGGGGTCAGAACGCATCCATAAAATTGTTTTGAGTTTACGCAATTTCTCCCGTTTGGATGAAGCAGAACTCAAGTCTGTTGATATTCACCAAGGCTTAGACAGTACCCTGCTGGTGTTGCAACATCGCTTACAAGGGGAGACAGACTATCCTCCGATTCAGGTGGTTAAGCAGTATGGAAATTTACCGAAGATTGAATGCTTTGCTCTCTATATCAATCAGGTATTTATGAATTTGTTAAGTAATGCTATCGAGGGAATTATTGCTCGGCAAACCCAGGAAGACAATGCCCCTACTGAACAAATCACAATTCAGACTAAACGATTTAGCGAGTCAATTATTCAGATTCTTATCGCTGATAATGGAATTGGCATCAAGCCTCACTATAAAAGTCGTATTTTTGAGCCTTTTTTTACTACAAAAGATGTTGGCAAAGGGACGGGATTGGGTTTATATAATAGCTATGAAACGATTGTCATAAAACATGGCGGAAGTTTAGTATGTGAGTCAATCCCCAATCAGAAAACCATTTTTGAGATTACTTTGCCAATCCGCAGTCCCATCACTTGA
- a CDS encoding glycosyltransferase family 39 protein encodes MFIKLCAWFLLGLGIRLMGLGTLPPWTDECATLAFSLGNSFLEVPLNQLIAPEPLLEPLQPSPGAGLGQVWQHLMAESTHPPLYFFLTHLWLQPFMGASPERLLWASRAFSALWGALTIPAMYGLGKRAFGSVTVAHLAAALMALSPLGVFLAQEARHYTLAILLAIASFYGFTLALDALVDPNSPARRWMWGWTSLWILVNGLGIAVHYFFGLVPLMQGLVLGNHWLQGRVPRTAKPWRGVAVAALGTAATGLVWLPVWGRFVDSDLTDWVTDGQLGVLDSLGRTLLWLISMVLMAPLDVFVLPLWGLVLGAAGLLLALGALGYLLCRYRGKTRPQVRIYWEVFITGLLLLLGLTYSTGNDLTLAPRFFFPLLPVVLLLMAAMLESAWQRQPKQVFSLGLVALVGSLSVVTNLSYLQNHRGDRLAEMIQNTSDVPVVLATTHKHHGQTGRLQAIAWELRRLNFSPPLAVALAHPDEQHYPTDVLAQELATLSPPFDVWYVNFHAPQVGDLERPNLTTIPIPREQFQSVNGYRYDLVQYR; translated from the coding sequence GTGTTCATAAAACTTTGTGCCTGGTTCCTCCTGGGGTTGGGGATACGCCTGATGGGCTTAGGAACCTTGCCCCCCTGGACTGATGAATGTGCCACCCTGGCGTTTAGTTTGGGGAATAGCTTTCTGGAGGTTCCCCTAAATCAATTAATCGCTCCCGAGCCGTTGCTAGAGCCGTTGCAGCCTTCTCCTGGGGCGGGTTTAGGGCAGGTTTGGCAGCATTTAATGGCTGAAAGTACTCATCCACCGTTGTATTTCTTTCTCACTCATCTCTGGCTACAACCGTTCATGGGGGCTTCTCCCGAGCGGTTACTCTGGGCCAGTCGCGCCTTCTCCGCCCTCTGGGGGGCCCTGACGATTCCGGCGATGTATGGCTTAGGGAAACGGGCGTTTGGCTCAGTCACCGTCGCTCACCTGGCGGCGGCGTTGATGGCCCTATCGCCCCTGGGGGTCTTTTTAGCTCAGGAAGCTCGCCATTATACCCTGGCGATTTTACTGGCGATCGCCTCCTTTTATGGCTTTACCCTAGCCCTCGATGCTCTCGTTGACCCTAATTCCCCAGCTCGGCGATGGATGTGGGGTTGGACGAGTCTTTGGATTCTGGTGAATGGCTTGGGGATTGCGGTGCATTACTTTTTTGGCTTGGTTCCTCTCATGCAAGGCTTGGTTTTGGGGAACCATTGGCTCCAGGGACGAGTTCCCAGAACGGCGAAACCTTGGCGGGGGGTAGCCGTGGCGGCGTTGGGAACGGCGGCCACCGGGTTGGTGTGGCTTCCCGTCTGGGGTCGCTTTGTGGACAGTGATTTAACGGATTGGGTAACCGATGGCCAGTTGGGGGTTCTCGACTCCTTGGGGCGAACCCTGTTATGGCTGATTTCCATGGTTTTGATGGCTCCGTTGGATGTGTTTGTGCTACCGCTTTGGGGCTTAGTTCTAGGGGCGGCTGGCTTACTCTTGGCGTTGGGGGCTTTGGGCTATTTGCTCTGTCGTTATCGAGGAAAAACTCGCCCTCAGGTTAGGATTTACTGGGAGGTGTTTATCACGGGATTGCTATTACTGTTAGGACTCACCTACAGTACGGGTAATGATTTAACCCTCGCGCCTCGCTTCTTTTTTCCCCTTTTGCCTGTGGTGCTACTCCTCATGGCGGCGATGTTAGAATCGGCGTGGCAGCGGCAACCGAAGCAGGTGTTCAGCTTGGGACTGGTTGCTTTGGTGGGAAGTCTGAGCGTGGTGACAAATCTGAGTTACTTACAAAATCATCGCGGCGATCGCCTGGCGGAGATGATTCAGAACACCTCAGATGTTCCCGTGGTTCTCGCCACCACCCATAAGCATCATGGACAGACGGGACGGTTACAGGCGATCGCCTGGGAGTTGCGGCGGTTAAACTTCTCCCCACCCCTCGCTGTTGCGCTGGCTCATCCCGATGAACAGCACTATCCCACAGATGTGTTAGCCCAGGAACTGGCGACGCTCTCACCTCCCTTTGATGTTTGGTATGTCAATTTCCATGCTCCCCAGGTGGGTGATTTGGAGAGGCCAAACCTGACGACGATTCCGATTCCTCGGGAGCAATTTCAGTCTGTCAATGGCTACCGATATGACCTGGTTCAGTATCGATGA